In Gordonia iterans, the following proteins share a genomic window:
- the argG gene encoding argininosuccinate synthase translates to MSKVLSSLPIGERVGIAFSGGLDTSVAVAWMREKGAVPCTYTANLGQYDEPDIDSVPGRALQYGAELSRLVDCRAALVEEGIAALQCGAFHIRTAGKAYFNTTPLGRVVTGMLLVRAMKEDGVNIWGDGSTYKGNDIERFYRYGLMANPNLQIYKPWLDADFVEELGGRTEMSEWLLARDLPYRDSAEKAYSTDANIWGATHEAKVLEHLDQGLDIVEPIMGVAAWREDVDVPTEEVTLTFEQGRPVAINGERFDSAVDLVMKANEIGGRHGLGVSDQIENRIIEAKSRGIYEAPGMALLHIGYERLVNAIHNEDTVANYHNEGRRLGRLMYEGRWMDSQALMLREALVRWVASAITGEVTVRLRRGDDYQFLNTTGPSLSYHPDKLSMERVGDSAFGPKDRIGQLTMRNLDIADSRARLEQYAELGIVGGATADLVGELSEGGAAAIAGGEGPEDDAEVALDRAAMEFGVD, encoded by the coding sequence ATGTCGAAAGTCCTGAGTTCGCTGCCCATCGGTGAGCGTGTCGGTATCGCCTTCTCCGGCGGACTGGACACCTCCGTCGCCGTCGCTTGGATGCGGGAGAAGGGCGCGGTTCCGTGCACCTACACTGCCAACCTCGGTCAGTACGACGAGCCGGACATCGATTCGGTGCCCGGCCGCGCCCTGCAGTACGGCGCTGAGCTCTCGCGTCTGGTCGACTGCCGTGCGGCGCTGGTCGAGGAGGGCATCGCGGCCCTGCAGTGCGGCGCCTTCCACATCCGCACCGCCGGCAAGGCCTACTTCAACACCACGCCGCTGGGCCGTGTCGTCACCGGCATGCTGCTGGTGCGGGCGATGAAGGAGGACGGCGTCAACATCTGGGGCGACGGCTCCACCTACAAGGGCAACGACATCGAGCGGTTCTACCGCTACGGCCTGATGGCGAACCCGAACCTGCAGATCTACAAGCCGTGGCTCGACGCGGACTTCGTCGAGGAACTCGGCGGCCGCACCGAGATGAGCGAATGGCTGCTGGCGCGCGACCTGCCGTACCGCGACTCGGCGGAGAAGGCGTACTCGACCGACGCCAACATCTGGGGCGCCACCCACGAGGCCAAGGTGCTCGAGCATCTGGACCAGGGCCTGGACATCGTCGAACCGATCATGGGCGTGGCCGCCTGGCGCGAGGACGTCGACGTGCCGACCGAGGAGGTGACGCTCACCTTCGAACAGGGCCGACCGGTCGCCATCAACGGCGAGCGCTTCGACAGCGCCGTCGACCTGGTGATGAAGGCGAACGAGATCGGCGGTCGTCACGGATTGGGCGTCTCCGATCAGATCGAGAACCGGATCATCGAGGCCAAGTCGCGCGGCATCTACGAGGCGCCGGGCATGGCGCTGCTGCACATCGGTTACGAGCGCCTGGTGAACGCGATTCACAACGAGGACACCGTCGCCAACTACCACAACGAAGGCCGACGACTCGGCCGCCTGATGTACGAGGGCCGCTGGATGGACAGCCAGGCCCTGATGCTGCGCGAGGCCCTGGTCCGCTGGGTCGCTTCGGCGATCACGGGCGAGGTGACCGTCCGCCTGCGCCGCGGCGACGACTACCAGTTCCTGAACACCACGGGCCCGTCGCTCAGCTACCACCCGGACAAGCTGTCGATGGAGCGGGTCGGCGACTCGGCCTTCGGTCCGAAGGACCGCATCGGTCAGCTGACCATGCGAAACCTGGACATCGCCGACTCGCGCGCCCGCCTGGAGCAGTACGCGGAGCTGGGCATCGTGGGCGGTGCGACCGCGGATCTGGTCGGGGAGCTCTCCGAAGGCGGTGCCGCGGCGATCGCCGGCGGCGAGGGTCCCGAAGACGACGCCGAGGTGGCGCTGGATCGCGCCGCGATGGAGTTCGGCGTCGACTGA
- a CDS encoding TrpB-like pyridoxal phosphate-dependent enzyme yields MTSNVDATNPDLVTIDVPTHWYNLAAELDEPVPPHLHPGTKEPVGPDDLAALFPAGLIAQEVTSEAYVEIPEPVREIYKMWRPSPLLRARNFEKALNTKARIYVKYEGVSPVGSHKTNSAVAQAYYNSIDGVKKLTTETGAGQWGSALAFAGAQFGIDVEVWQVRASYDSKPYRGYLIRTYGGTLHPSPSDLTESGRAMLAKDPNTTGSLGMAVSEAVEVAARSDDTRYALGSVLNHVVLHQSVIGQEAVDQLYAVEPGGADVVFGCAGGGSNLAGLSFPFLREKIHGRSDPRIVAAEPAACPSITRGEYRYDHGDVAGLTPLLKMHTLGMDFVPDPIHAGGLRYHGMAPALSHTVELGLVQGVAIDQHDAFSAGVQFARTQGIVPAPESTHAIAACAAHVANSDTEQVVVIGLSGHGQLDLPAYAAFLDGGF; encoded by the coding sequence ATGACGAGCAATGTGGACGCCACCAACCCCGATCTCGTGACGATCGACGTTCCCACGCACTGGTACAACCTGGCCGCCGAGCTCGACGAGCCGGTCCCGCCGCACCTGCACCCCGGCACCAAGGAGCCGGTCGGCCCCGACGACCTCGCCGCGCTGTTCCCGGCCGGGCTGATCGCACAGGAGGTGACGAGCGAGGCATACGTCGAGATCCCCGAGCCCGTCCGTGAGATCTACAAGATGTGGCGGCCCTCGCCGCTGCTGCGCGCCCGCAACTTCGAGAAGGCGCTCAACACCAAGGCGCGCATCTACGTGAAGTACGAGGGTGTGAGCCCGGTCGGCAGCCACAAGACGAATTCGGCTGTGGCGCAGGCGTACTACAACAGCATCGACGGGGTGAAGAAGCTCACCACCGAGACCGGCGCCGGGCAGTGGGGCAGCGCCCTCGCCTTCGCCGGCGCTCAGTTCGGGATCGACGTCGAGGTGTGGCAGGTCCGCGCGTCGTACGATTCCAAGCCGTACCGCGGGTACCTCATCCGCACCTACGGCGGCACGCTGCATCCGAGCCCGTCGGACCTCACCGAATCGGGCCGGGCGATGCTCGCCAAGGACCCGAACACCACCGGCAGCCTCGGCATGGCCGTCAGCGAGGCAGTGGAGGTCGCGGCGCGCAGCGACGACACCCGCTACGCCCTCGGCAGCGTGCTCAATCACGTGGTCCTGCACCAGAGCGTGATCGGACAGGAGGCCGTCGACCAGCTGTATGCCGTGGAGCCCGGCGGCGCGGACGTCGTCTTCGGTTGTGCCGGTGGCGGTTCCAACCTCGCAGGACTCTCGTTCCCGTTCCTCCGGGAGAAGATCCACGGCCGCAGCGACCCGCGGATCGTCGCCGCCGAACCGGCAGCGTGCCCGTCGATCACTCGAGGCGAGTACCGGTACGACCACGGCGACGTCGCCGGGCTCACCCCGCTGCTCAAGATGCACACCCTCGGCATGGACTTCGTTCCGGACCCGATCCACGCCGGCGGGCTGCGCTACCACGGCATGGCGCCCGCGCTCAGTCACACGGTCGAGCTCGGACTGGTCCAGGGCGTCGCGATCGATCAGCACGACGCATTCAGCGCAGGTGTGCAGTTCGCGCGGACGCAGGGCATCGTTCCGGCGCCGGAGTCGACGCACGCGATCGCCGCGTGCGCGGCGCACGTCGCGAACAGCGACACCGAGCAGGTCGTCGTGATCGGCCTGTCCGGCCACGGCCAGCTCGACCTCCCGGCCTACGCGGCGTTCCTCGACGGCGGCTTCTGA
- a CDS encoding helix-turn-helix transcriptional regulator, which yields MQVDRVVGIVVEHDLIDRALLETVRTFGYDAVLCDVELPAGRAPLPAVLVVRSRDRLTWLSDAARSELTAVIAVETPGTSFAPAPGMDVVPATDEAPKHLKAHLEYRLGAPRRTSAQPLSRRELAVLTTYVLGATVQETAAQHFVATSTVRTHYRRVASKYADAGRPVGNKAQLLLQMVADGWIQLPDGFGEVERRGAGAA from the coding sequence ATGCAGGTCGACAGGGTAGTCGGCATCGTCGTCGAGCATGATCTGATCGATCGTGCTCTGCTCGAGACGGTGCGCACGTTCGGATACGACGCGGTGCTCTGCGACGTCGAACTCCCCGCCGGACGGGCGCCGCTCCCCGCGGTGCTGGTGGTCCGCAGCCGTGATCGGCTGACGTGGCTCAGCGACGCGGCCCGGTCCGAGCTGACCGCGGTGATCGCCGTGGAGACCCCCGGGACCTCGTTCGCGCCGGCCCCGGGCATGGACGTGGTGCCGGCCACCGACGAGGCGCCTAAGCATCTGAAGGCGCACCTCGAGTACCGGCTCGGCGCGCCGCGACGGACGTCCGCTCAGCCGCTGAGCCGTCGCGAGCTCGCGGTGCTGACGACCTATGTGCTCGGCGCAACGGTGCAGGAGACCGCCGCCCAGCACTTCGTCGCGACGTCGACGGTGCGCACACACTACCGGCGGGTGGCGAGCAAGTACGCGGATGCGGGAAGGCCCGTGGGGAACAAAGCGCAGCTGCTGCTGCAGATGGTCGCCGACGGCTGGATACAGCTGCCGGACGGCTTCGGGGAGGTGGAACGGCGCGGCGCGGGCGCGGCCTGA
- a CDS encoding sensor histidine kinase, with amino-acid sequence MRGGDTGSTDDGDALRDDANFERILRMFARFASVGYVAYLVLLLPEIARLEPLMASWWTPVMVGAVFVPGFLLGAVSFLRDTRLTRVFAAVAAMTFMIATLSWRTAWDGTPMSGDQGVWLAAFPGLAAIAAVVAWRAWPAFAYMVVACVSVQLVNFVVRGSRDAYLLLPDILFAIMFCSLFVGGSIMALRTGRLLDESTEEAHATAAATAAQRARAVERERFDGLTHDSVMSTLLIAARGGSSETVRQLAAGTLAELDDIRNGDDSDRPFDLRQAVVHLRVAATEADPGAAFEFVDQSEGRLDAGDGIPADVVRSLGAAQAEALRNCVRHAGDDAYREVVVIARPDGLRVQVSDDGAGFDPGAVPAQRLGITVSIRRRMARVPGGWAQVSSKPGHGTSVRLGWDRS; translated from the coding sequence ATGCGGGGAGGGGATACCGGAAGCACCGACGACGGCGATGCACTGCGCGACGATGCCAACTTCGAGCGGATCCTCCGCATGTTCGCGCGCTTCGCCTCGGTCGGCTACGTGGCCTACCTGGTTCTTCTGCTGCCGGAGATCGCCCGTCTGGAGCCGCTCATGGCGTCGTGGTGGACGCCGGTCATGGTCGGCGCGGTGTTCGTGCCGGGATTCCTCCTCGGCGCGGTGAGCTTTCTGCGCGACACCCGCCTGACCCGGGTGTTCGCCGCGGTCGCCGCTATGACGTTCATGATCGCCACCCTGAGCTGGCGCACCGCCTGGGACGGGACGCCCATGTCCGGCGACCAGGGCGTGTGGCTGGCCGCGTTCCCGGGGCTCGCGGCCATTGCCGCGGTGGTGGCGTGGCGGGCGTGGCCGGCGTTCGCGTACATGGTGGTGGCGTGCGTCAGCGTGCAGCTGGTCAACTTCGTCGTCCGGGGCAGCCGCGACGCCTACCTTCTGCTCCCGGACATCCTGTTCGCGATCATGTTCTGCAGCCTCTTCGTCGGCGGCTCGATCATGGCCCTGCGGACCGGGCGGCTCCTGGATGAGTCGACCGAAGAGGCGCACGCCACGGCGGCGGCCACGGCCGCGCAGCGTGCGAGGGCGGTCGAACGTGAACGGTTCGACGGACTGACCCACGACAGCGTCATGTCGACGCTCCTGATCGCGGCCCGCGGCGGTTCCTCCGAAACGGTGCGGCAGCTCGCTGCCGGGACCCTGGCCGAACTCGACGACATCCGCAACGGCGACGACTCCGACCGGCCGTTCGATCTGCGCCAGGCGGTGGTCCATCTGCGAGTGGCGGCGACCGAGGCCGATCCCGGAGCCGCCTTCGAGTTCGTCGATCAGAGCGAGGGCCGACTCGATGCCGGGGACGGCATCCCCGCCGACGTCGTACGGTCTCTCGGCGCGGCGCAGGCCGAAGCGCTGCGCAACTGCGTGCGGCACGCCGGTGACGACGCCTACCGGGAGGTGGTGGTGATCGCCCGCCCCGACGGGCTGCGGGTCCAGGTGAGCGATGACGGCGCCGGCTTCGACCCCGGTGCGGTTCCGGCGCAGCGACTGGGCATCACGGTGAGCATCCGGCGACGGATGGCGCGGGTTCCCGGCGGCTGGGCGCAGGTCTCCTCCAAGCCCGGGCACGGAACGTCGGTTCGACTAGGCTGGGATCGCTCGTGA
- a CDS encoding MSMEG_1198 family transcriptional regulator codes for MAAGLRILIASPLGRVISAPLQNAFDDVTVSVATTDDELTSMISGTVRYDVVAADLIWNDPALEWRFDGLDVIDRLRQAERAAPVLLATQGHSMEADHLEEARLRPEVFGVIPKAAGLQAIMDGLRLAALGRRLPPPPGPTPKRTPLYELFDDRRGQTAARMAGAIAAGRAADNASLATVAKVSPSTANKVTSHYLGPMITARGEHDDRLPLTQGVIYRWCGLHARYLTSWCRRNGHSDVL; via the coding sequence ATGGCCGCCGGACTCCGCATCCTCATCGCCTCGCCCCTCGGGCGGGTGATCTCGGCGCCCCTGCAGAACGCGTTCGACGATGTGACCGTCTCCGTGGCGACCACCGACGACGAGCTCACCTCGATGATCTCCGGCACCGTCCGCTACGACGTCGTCGCCGCCGATCTCATCTGGAACGATCCCGCGCTGGAGTGGCGCTTCGACGGCCTCGACGTGATCGACCGTCTCCGCCAGGCCGAGCGCGCGGCGCCGGTCCTGCTCGCGACCCAGGGACACAGCATGGAGGCCGATCACCTGGAGGAGGCGCGCCTGCGCCCGGAGGTCTTCGGCGTGATCCCCAAGGCCGCCGGGCTCCAGGCGATCATGGACGGCCTGCGGCTCGCGGCCCTGGGCCGTCGCCTTCCCCCTCCGCCGGGCCCGACGCCGAAGCGGACCCCGCTGTACGAGCTGTTCGACGACCGCCGCGGCCAGACCGCCGCCCGAATGGCCGGGGCCATCGCCGCCGGACGGGCCGCCGACAACGCCTCGCTGGCCACGGTTGCCAAGGTGTCGCCCAGCACCGCGAACAAGGTCACCAGCCACTATCTGGGGCCGATGATCACCGCACGCGGCGAGCACGACGACCGCCTGCCGCTGACCCAGGGCGTGATCTATCGCTGGTGTGGTCTCCACGCCCGGTATCTGACCAGCTGGTGCCGCCGCAACGGCCACTCCGACGTCCTCTGA
- a CDS encoding DHA2 family efflux MFS transporter permease subunit: MTASTPASTAPPPSPEQPGPRRWWALGVLSVGLAMIVMDGTIVAVSLPTIIDDLHLDLTDAQWVNSLYSVILAALLLTCAALGDRFGRRKLFIVGILLFVGGSIWAATASDAGTLISARVLQGFGGACILPSTLSTVSDTFRGKDRAAAFGVWGAVISGAAALGPLLGGWLTSTFSWQWIFGVNVPVGAVLVIAALIVVPETKSPSTRRGFDVDGLLLSVVGFGSLVFAVIEANTLGWWKPISDLHLFGWTWSRDMPVSIVPVALLVSAVALTTFLVWERHRARVRRSALLDLNLFFTPTFSWGNVAAMMIAVGEFGLIFVLPLYLINAVGLGTMGAGFVLAAMAAGAFVSGALARHLAALIGAAGTVLVGVALEVIGVLTLAFTIHPGSSGWSIGGVLLIYGVGLGFASAQLTSTVLRDIPVAASGQGSATQSTVRQIGSAFGSAIMGSVLSIGLAHFLGRLTGPAVEFADATRSSAGGVISGLREHGGDAGVVFALSDAFTQATRWAMFATSVFLVLGLLAAAAVWVAARRTATPADQKPPSRNAA; the protein is encoded by the coding sequence ATGACCGCTTCCACGCCTGCCTCCACCGCCCCGCCACCGTCTCCCGAGCAGCCCGGGCCGCGCCGCTGGTGGGCCCTGGGCGTACTGTCCGTGGGCCTGGCGATGATCGTCATGGACGGCACGATCGTGGCCGTCTCGCTGCCGACCATCATCGACGACCTGCATCTGGACCTGACGGATGCGCAATGGGTCAACTCCCTCTACTCGGTGATCCTGGCTGCGCTGCTGCTCACCTGCGCAGCCCTCGGTGATCGGTTCGGTCGCCGCAAACTGTTCATCGTCGGCATCCTGCTGTTCGTCGGAGGCAGCATCTGGGCGGCGACCGCGTCCGACGCCGGCACGCTGATCAGTGCCCGCGTGCTCCAGGGCTTCGGCGGCGCATGCATCCTGCCGTCGACCCTGTCGACGGTGAGCGACACCTTCCGGGGCAAGGATCGGGCCGCCGCGTTCGGTGTGTGGGGTGCGGTGATCTCCGGCGCCGCGGCCCTCGGGCCACTGCTCGGCGGCTGGCTGACCAGCACGTTCTCGTGGCAGTGGATCTTCGGCGTCAACGTTCCCGTGGGTGCCGTCCTGGTGATCGCGGCGCTGATCGTCGTGCCGGAGACCAAGTCGCCGAGTACCCGGCGCGGCTTCGACGTCGACGGCCTGCTGCTGAGCGTCGTCGGATTCGGCTCACTCGTCTTCGCGGTGATCGAGGCGAACACGCTCGGCTGGTGGAAGCCGATCAGCGATCTTCACCTCTTCGGCTGGACATGGTCGCGCGACATGCCGGTGTCGATCGTGCCGGTGGCCCTGCTGGTGTCCGCCGTGGCGCTGACCACGTTCCTCGTCTGGGAGCGGCACCGCGCCCGGGTTCGCCGTTCGGCCCTCCTCGACTTGAATCTCTTCTTCACTCCGACCTTCAGCTGGGGCAACGTCGCCGCGATGATGATCGCCGTCGGAGAGTTCGGCCTCATCTTCGTCCTGCCGCTGTACCTGATCAACGCTGTCGGGCTGGGCACCATGGGCGCCGGATTCGTGCTGGCCGCGATGGCCGCCGGCGCGTTCGTCTCGGGCGCGCTGGCGCGCCACCTCGCAGCGCTCATCGGCGCGGCCGGGACGGTCCTGGTGGGGGTCGCACTGGAAGTGATCGGGGTGCTCACCCTCGCGTTCACCATTCATCCGGGTTCGTCGGGCTGGTCCATCGGCGGCGTCCTGCTGATCTACGGCGTCGGGCTCGGTTTCGCCTCAGCCCAGCTGACCAGCACGGTCCTGCGCGACATCCCGGTCGCCGCCTCGGGGCAGGGCTCGGCGACGCAAAGCACCGTCCGGCAGATCGGCTCCGCCTTCGGCTCGGCGATCATGGGTTCGGTGCTCTCGATCGGCCTGGCGCACTTCCTCGGTCGGCTGACCGGGCCCGCCGTCGAGTTCGCCGACGCCACCCGCAGCTCGGCGGGCGGGGTGATCTCCGGGCTGCGCGAACACGGAGGCGACGCCGGGGTGGTGTTCGCGCTTTCCGACGCCTTCACTCAGGCGACGCGGTGGGCGATGTTCGCCACCTCCGTGTTCCTGGTTCTCGGGCTCCTGGCGGCCGCGGCGGTGTGGGTCGCGGCCCGACGGACCGCGACGCCCGCCGATCAGAAGCCGCCGTCGAGGAACGCCGCGTAG